A single window of Mycolicibacterium madagascariense DNA harbors:
- a CDS encoding rhodanese-like domain-containing protein, with product MGDDQVGEAHIGDVPVTFDDTVVLLDVREDDEWQRGHAEGAQHIPMGDVPARIAEIDTDATLYVVCHAGGRSLRVAQYLARNGYEPINVAGGMLAWSQAGRPVVTDDGSAGSV from the coding sequence ATGGGTGACGATCAGGTCGGCGAGGCTCACATCGGGGACGTTCCCGTGACGTTCGACGACACGGTGGTATTGCTCGACGTGCGCGAGGACGACGAGTGGCAGCGCGGGCACGCCGAGGGGGCTCAGCACATCCCGATGGGTGACGTGCCCGCCCGCATCGCCGAGATCGACACCGACGCCACGCTCTACGTCGTATGCCACGCGGGCGGGCGGTCGCTGCGGGTGGCTCAGTACCTCGCCCGCAACGGCTACGAACCGATCAACGTCGCCGGGGGCATGCTGGCGTGGTCCCAGGCGGGTCGTCCCGTGGTCACCGACGACGGGTCCGCGGGCAGCGTCTGA